The Amblyomma americanum isolate KBUSLIRL-KWMA chromosome 3, ASM5285725v1, whole genome shotgun sequence genome window below encodes:
- the LOC144125841 gene encoding alpha- and gamma-adaptin-binding protein p34-like, protein MNGRLDGCLVVSCCDDSTDVLIKEIVHPVSVAPVRVSEGAQAFPWTIETKYYTATVYLHTTSASVDDYDDTDENIHSLILLFDPNQKTTLDLAAKWIEKCQCDVVLLVCGRCPSAAEPQGLSRQHVLEWCIERSCELIETRPGQEDDEEDATGIKRIIEALHAHPWPQLEMKAEAPGPSRTTNQGPRLSAGNSGEADRDLKLFTEAMATDGEDVSFEELFAKFKDMKVEADKLSGEERKKFAEKVAIQFWRAFGGEEDEICGLSSEDEGEK, encoded by the exons ATGAACGGAAGGTTGGATGGCTGTCTTGTAGTCAGCTGCTGTGATGACAGCACAGACGTTCTTATAAAAG AAATCGTACACCCAGTATCGGTTGCACCTGTCcgtgtttctgaaggtgctcaaGCCTTCCCATGGACGATCGAAACTAAATACTACACAGCGACTGTCTACCTTCACACGACGTCGGCATCTGTGGATGATTACGACGACACGGACGAAAACATTCACAGCCTTATACTACTATTCGACCCGAACCAG AAAACCACCTTGGATCTAGCTGCCAAGTGGATTGAAAAATGTCAATGCGATGTTGTGCTCCTCGTTTGCGGCCGGTGCCCATCTGCTGCGGAACCCCAAG ggcTTTCAAGGCAGCATGTCTTGGAATGGTGCATCGAACGGAGTTGTGAGTTGATTGAAACTCGGCCTGGTCAGGAAGATGATGAGGAAG ATGCAACTGGGATCAAGAGGATTATTGAAGCACTCCATGCACATCCATGGCCCCAACTTGAGATGAAAG CAGAAGCTCCTGGTCCCAGCAGGACAACGAATCAGGGTCCAAGGCTATCAGCAGGGAATAGTGGTGAAG CCGATCGAGACCTGAAGCTGTTCACAGAAGCTATGGCTACTGATGGTGAAGATGTGAGCTTTGAGGAACTTTTTGCCAAGTTTAAGGATATGAAAG TGGAAGCTGACAAGCTTTCTGGAGAAGAGCGCAAGAAGTTCGCTGAAAAA
- the LOC144125843 gene encoding cilia- and flagella-associated protein 20, whose translation MFKNTFQSGFLSILYSIGSKPLQIWDKKVRNGHIKRITDNDIQSFVLEILGTNVSTTFITCPADPRKTLGIRLPYLIMIVKNMKKYFTFEVQILDDKNVRRRFRASNFQSTTRVKPFICTMPMRLDEGWNQIQFNLADFTRRAYGTSYVETLRVQIHANCRIRRVYFADRLYSEDELPAEFKLYLPVQARAKV comes from the exons ATGTTCAAAAATACATTTCAGAGTGGCTTTTTGTCAATACTGTACAGCATCGGAAGCAAGCCACTGCAAATCTGGGATAAGAAG GTTAGAAATGGGCACATCAAAAGAATTACTGACAACGACATTCAGTCCTTCGTGCTCGAAATTCTCGGTACAAACGTGAG CACAACTTTCATCACGTGTCCTGCCGATCCTAGGAAGACGCTCGGCATCCGGCTTCCTTACCTCATCATGATTGTCAAGAACATGAAGAAATATTTCACTTTTGAAGTGCAG ATCCTAGATGACAAAAATGTCCGTCGACGTTTTCGTGCTAGCAACTTCCAAAGCACAACAAGGGTGAAGCCATTCATCTGCACTATGCCTATGCGCCTGGATGAAGGCTGGAACCAGATTCAGTTCAATCTAGCAGACTTCACACGTCGTGCTTATGGAACCAGCTATGTGGAAACATTACGAGTGCAG ATACATGCGAACTGCCGCATTCGGCGAGTGTACTTCGCAGACCGCCTCTACTCTGAAGATGAGCTGCCTGCCGAGTTCAAGCTTTACTTACCAGTCCAGGCTAGGGCTAAAGTATGA